The Betaproteobacteria bacterium region GAACCGATTGCAGTACGGTCTACCTGAAATTTGGGCCAAAAACGAAAACTTCTTTCCCCTGACCAGCCGGCGGACGGTATGGCCAATGGATAGTTGATCGCGGCGATGGCCTGCTCGCCTGCGTCCTGAGCGGCCATGGCGATTGGGAAGCACTGGATGACGCGGCCTTGGCAATCGCCCTTTGAAACCGAACTGGCAATGCCGGAAACGTCGAGCTGGCACAAAGTCATCCGTGAAAAAAACGCGCCACCTTCTCGGCCACCCAGGACTGCAGCGCCCATCCAAGACCGAAGACCCGCGCATCTTCCGGCCGGCGACTACACCTGGGCCGACTACCCGGCCACGCTGGAAGGCGCCGTGCGGAGTGGTCAGCGGGCGGCATGATCAGCTGCCAAATCACTCGCCAAATGACAGAGCAATCCGGAATCGCGATTAGCCGATCCGGAGCAGGCCACTTAAAATAGGTGCCATACATAGAACCAGTCAGAAAACCACTGGCGCATCGTTAAGCCATGGGTTACTCCGGATGCTCGTTATTTTCGCCGGCACACTGGCCGGCACAGACTATTGAATAATGAACATGAATAAACAAATTGTCGCCCTGAACCGCCTCTTCCATCTCGGCACGATCAGGACAAGCCCCGAGACATGATCGACGAAACTCATCCGCAGTGGCGTATCCGGTTGGCGGCACCAATCTGGGGTGCTGTTTTTCGCCATCCCCGATCGCGTCGATCGGACTCAACGTCAATTCAACGGCCCGTGATCATCGGCGCCATGCTGATTTCCCCGCTGATGGGCCCGATTGTTGGCGTCGGATACGGGGCCGGCGTCAAGGATCTGCAGTTGATCAGACAGTCATTGCGCAATCTCGGTGTTTTTGTCGCGATCAGCCTGTTGACCGCAACGCTTTACTTTCTGCTGACCCGCTCACCCCACGCCCAATCGGAATTGCTATCGCGCACTAGCCCGACGCTGTGGGATGTCCTGATTGCCTTCTTCGGCGGTGCAGTCGGCATGATCAGAGAACGGCGGCGCTACAACTCCAGCCTGCGTTCCCCGCGATGCCCTCGCTACCGCCTTGATGCCGCCGCTATGCACCGCCGGCTGCGGTATATTTACCGGCAACCTGCAGT contains the following coding sequences:
- a CDS encoding DUF389 domain-containing protein; the protein is MLISPLMGPIVGVGYGAGVKDLQLIRQSLRNLGVFVAISLLTATLYFLLTRSPHAQSELLSRTSPTLWDVLIAFFGGAVGMIRERRRYNSSLRSPRCPRYRLDAAAMHRRLRYIYRQPAVFWRRVLPVHHQQRLHRLCQPARGQVIALAGTRRNRRHDPPTYPPRHWLHRHCHRRTKRLPRLRLGRTESIRRKSNAHRPEHRQG